From the genome of Deltaproteobacteria bacterium, one region includes:
- a CDS encoding phosphotransferase: protein MRPLGGAHEIGTLRTRARVAAHVVWDALLRPPARLASEVPWCAEAITPEWITAVMAARVPGARALEVRAQGGHAGSSVRREVHVRWNEAGVAAGLATRLFAKTTPTLLTRLSSGMAAAGEGRFFRELRGELAIEAPLLVHSAYDRASARSIHLFEDLAAMRGARFCRRDTSISRAQAQQIVDTLAALHGSHYGSGRFDADLRWLTTYEAFFRTGEKNGIREGHDLAMIEAADVIPPAVLARKSEIWPAAVRSLALHEREPRTLLHSDVHLGNWYVTSDGRMGLCDWALVCKGHWARDVSYALTTTLAIADRRAWERELLRRYLERLREHGAPRIDFDSAWDRYRALTFAALLMWTPTLCHPPTMPDMQPPEMSREMIARMTAAIADLEAFDVKGVA, encoded by the coding sequence TTGAGACCCCTCGGCGGCGCGCACGAGATCGGCACGCTGCGCACGCGCGCTCGGGTGGCCGCGCACGTCGTGTGGGACGCGCTCCTGCGCCCGCCAGCGCGCCTTGCGAGCGAAGTGCCGTGGTGCGCGGAGGCGATTACGCCGGAGTGGATCACCGCGGTGATGGCGGCGCGCGTTCCCGGCGCGCGTGCACTCGAAGTGCGCGCGCAGGGCGGGCACGCGGGCTCGAGCGTGCGGCGCGAGGTGCACGTGCGCTGGAACGAAGCCGGCGTGGCTGCAGGTCTCGCGACGCGCCTGTTCGCGAAGACGACGCCGACGCTGCTGACGCGCCTCTCGTCGGGCATGGCCGCCGCGGGCGAGGGTCGCTTCTTTCGCGAGCTACGCGGTGAGCTCGCGATCGAGGCGCCGCTGCTCGTGCACAGCGCTTACGACCGCGCCTCGGCGCGCTCGATCCATCTCTTCGAGGACCTCGCCGCGATGCGCGGCGCCAGGTTTTGCCGGCGCGACACGAGCATCTCGCGTGCGCAGGCCCAGCAGATCGTCGACACGCTCGCGGCGCTGCATGGCAGCCATTACGGAAGCGGGCGCTTCGACGCGGACCTGCGCTGGCTGACGACCTACGAGGCGTTCTTTCGCACGGGCGAGAAGAACGGCATCCGCGAGGGCCACGACCTCGCGATGATCGAGGCGGCCGACGTGATCCCGCCCGCCGTGCTCGCGCGCAAGAGCGAGATCTGGCCCGCGGCGGTGCGTTCGCTCGCGTTGCACGAGCGCGAGCCGCGCACGCTGCTCCACTCGGACGTCCACCTCGGTAACTGGTACGTGACGAGCGACGGCCGCATGGGTCTCTGCGACTGGGCGCTCGTGTGCAAAGGCCACTGGGCGCGGGACGTGTCCTACGCGCTGACGACGACGCTCGCGATCGCGGACCGCCGCGCCTGGGAGCGCGAGTTGTTACGGCGCTACCTCGAGCGCCTGCGCGAGCACGGGGCTCCGCGCATCGACTTCGACTCGGCGTGGGACCGCTACCGCGCGCTCACGTTCGCGGCGCTGCTGATGTGGACGCCGACGCTCTGTCATCCGCCGACCATGCCGGACATGCAGCCGCCCGAGATGTCGCGCGAGATGATCGCGCGCATGACGGCGGCGATCGCGGATCTCGAGGCGTTCGACGTGAAGGGCGTGGCGTGA
- a CDS encoding FAD-dependent monooxygenase codes for MERIAVVGAGMGGLACALALGRRDFEVTLYERDAAHGEGFSGASEIAERRRGVPHAVHPHFFMGRLRELLRAHHPALLARLAEAGAGDGRFEDALHAIARSHYGARAEDAALTSIAARRTTLERVLREYVRERGLARIASGAEVRALWFEESEPPRVRGLRLASEDVEADIVVDASGRTGTLARALGDRVAEEQHDAGIVYFTRHYRLAPGREFPTTHGIPGLIFPDFIVGALPADHGFFTVTYQVYRDDPEMIAVVRDAERFHALAMKLPAISRWVNPERALPASDVFGFGQMDAFWRSPVVRGEPRVLGLHFAGDAAVRSNPKYGRGCTWSLLSAELLGDALVAATSPRARALHYAAALEREFRADWRTMLAMDRAARARFETSAGLRSRTLADRASDAFADLVDEAQVSDGDFFREIWRGYHGFARMDAWMRSPGAWLRVGRHAALRPSRRAALAERRVRPSRAQILASSQAEAIAAT; via the coding sequence GTGGAGCGCATCGCAGTCGTCGGCGCCGGCATGGGCGGCCTCGCATGCGCGCTCGCGCTCGGACGGCGCGACTTCGAGGTCACACTCTACGAGCGCGACGCCGCGCACGGCGAAGGCTTCTCCGGGGCCAGCGAGATCGCGGAGCGGCGGCGCGGCGTGCCGCACGCGGTGCATCCCCACTTCTTCATGGGGCGCCTGCGCGAGCTGCTGCGCGCGCACCATCCCGCGCTTCTCGCGCGCCTCGCAGAAGCGGGCGCTGGCGACGGCCGCTTCGAAGATGCGCTGCACGCGATCGCGCGCAGTCATTACGGCGCGCGCGCCGAGGACGCGGCGCTCACCTCGATCGCCGCGCGGCGCACCACGCTCGAGCGCGTGCTGCGCGAGTACGTGCGAGAGCGCGGCCTCGCGCGCATCGCGAGCGGCGCCGAGGTGCGGGCGCTGTGGTTCGAAGAGAGCGAGCCGCCTCGCGTGCGCGGACTACGCCTCGCGAGTGAAGACGTCGAAGCCGACATCGTCGTCGACGCCTCGGGCCGCACCGGCACGCTCGCGCGAGCGCTCGGCGATCGCGTCGCGGAGGAGCAGCACGACGCGGGCATCGTGTACTTCACGCGCCACTACCGGCTCGCGCCGGGCCGCGAGTTCCCGACGACACACGGCATCCCCGGACTGATCTTTCCGGACTTCATCGTGGGCGCGCTGCCTGCGGATCACGGCTTCTTCACCGTGACTTATCAGGTGTATCGCGACGACCCGGAGATGATCGCGGTAGTCCGCGACGCGGAGCGATTCCACGCGCTCGCGATGAAGCTGCCGGCGATCTCGCGTTGGGTGAATCCCGAACGAGCGCTTCCAGCGAGCGACGTGTTCGGCTTCGGCCAGATGGACGCGTTCTGGCGCAGCCCCGTGGTGCGCGGCGAGCCGCGCGTCCTCGGGCTCCACTTCGCTGGGGACGCCGCGGTGCGCTCGAACCCGAAGTACGGCCGCGGCTGCACGTGGTCGCTTCTGAGCGCGGAGCTGTTGGGCGACGCGCTCGTCGCCGCGACTTCTCCGCGCGCTCGCGCGCTTCACTACGCCGCCGCGCTGGAGCGCGAGTTCCGCGCCGACTGGCGCACGATGCTTGCAATGGACCGCGCCGCGCGCGCGCGCTTCGAGACGTCGGCGGGGCTGCGCTCGCGCACGCTCGCGGATCGCGCCAGCGATGCGTTCGCCGACCTCGTCGACGAAGCGCAGGTCTCCGACGGCGACTTCTTCCGCGAGATCTGGCGGGGCTATCACGGCTTCGCGCGCATGGACGCCTGGATGCGCAGCCCGGGCGCTTGGCTGCGCGTCGGGCGCCATGCGGCGCTGCGGCCTTCGCGGCGCGCGGCGCTCGCCGAGCGGCGGGTGAGGCCTTCGCGCGCGCAGATCCTGGCCTCGTCGCAAGCGGAAGCCATCGCCGCTACCTAA
- a CDS encoding acyl-CoA/acyl-ACP dehydrogenase, with protein MDFTLGAELESIRSEAKRLSNRFDDEYWSARDEGHEFPWDFYNAFADNGWIGVLVPEVYGGAGLGVLHAAVLLNTVGASAGAQNAASALHLSIFGMGPVIHHGSEELKRRVLPPTATGKLHVSFGVTEDDAGTDTSRIRTFARRAGDGFVVTGKKVWNSKAQQAQKILLLARTTPREECKRPLDGMTLFLADLDPRHVEIRPIPKLGRNAVNSNEVYIENLPVSAADVVGEVGRGFYCLLDGLNPERIVIAAEAAGIGRRALEVATRYAKGRVVFERPIGQNQAIAHPLADCLSELEAADLLWQKAAWAYDSKQPAGPLANMAKLRASEAAFRACDVALQTFGGFGYAREFHVERYWREARLSRIAPISNEMIRNFISEHVLGLPRAY; from the coding sequence ATGGACTTCACGCTGGGGGCGGAGCTCGAGTCGATTCGCAGTGAGGCGAAGCGGTTGAGTAACCGGTTCGATGACGAGTACTGGAGCGCGCGCGACGAGGGGCACGAGTTTCCTTGGGACTTCTACAACGCGTTCGCCGACAACGGCTGGATCGGCGTGCTCGTGCCCGAGGTGTACGGCGGCGCCGGACTGGGCGTGCTGCACGCGGCGGTGCTGCTCAACACGGTGGGCGCGAGTGCGGGGGCGCAGAACGCGGCGTCGGCGCTGCACCTGTCGATCTTCGGGATGGGGCCCGTGATTCATCACGGGAGCGAGGAGCTGAAGCGGCGCGTGCTGCCGCCGACCGCGACGGGGAAGCTGCACGTCTCGTTCGGCGTGACGGAGGACGACGCGGGTACGGACACGAGCCGCATTCGCACGTTCGCGCGGCGCGCGGGCGATGGCTTCGTCGTCACGGGCAAGAAGGTGTGGAACTCGAAGGCGCAGCAGGCGCAGAAGATCTTGTTATTGGCGCGCACGACGCCGCGCGAGGAGTGCAAGCGGCCGCTCGACGGGATGACGCTGTTTCTCGCGGACCTCGATCCGAGGCACGTCGAGATTCGACCGATCCCGAAGCTCGGGCGCAACGCGGTGAACTCGAACGAGGTCTACATCGAGAACCTGCCCGTCTCGGCGGCGGACGTGGTCGGCGAGGTCGGGCGCGGCTTCTACTGCCTGCTCGACGGGCTCAACCCCGAGCGCATCGTGATCGCCGCCGAAGCCGCGGGCATCGGGCGCCGCGCGCTCGAGGTGGCGACGCGCTACGCGAAGGGGCGCGTCGTGTTCGAGCGTCCGATCGGGCAGAACCAAGCGATCGCGCACCCGCTCGCGGACTGTCTCTCCGAGCTCGAAGCCGCCGACTTGTTATGGCAGAAGGCCGCATGGGCATACGATTCGAAGCAGCCGGCGGGCCCGCTCGCGAACATGGCCAAGCTGCGCGCGAGCGAGGCGGCGTTCCGCGCGTGCGACGTGGCGCTGCAGACGTTCGGCGGCTTCGGCTACGCGCGCGAGTTTCACGTGGAGCGCTACTGGCGGGAAGCTCGCCTCTCGCGCATCGCGCCGATCTCCAACGAGATGATCCGCAACTTCATCTCGGAGCACGTGCTGGGGTTGCCGCGGGCCTATTGA
- a CDS encoding SDR family oxidoreductase, producing MGRLDGKVAVITGGASGMGEASARLFVAEGARVAIGDVQGEQAQAVAKSLGDRAIALRTDVSRSADVKRLVDGAVEAFGRLDVMFNNAGIGGSEGLIHETSEEVFDRIVAVDLKAVWLGIKHAVPHLMKAGGGSIVSTASVSAHLGMKYQGAYGAAKGGVVQLTRVAAIEYAEHGIRANAICPGGVLTPLLWANPALPEPLTPAVVEEQLKRVQPIARAGLPRDIAHAALWLASDDSSFVTGTTVVVDGGWTASARPNTDLAEMTQRK from the coding sequence ATGGGGCGTCTAGACGGCAAGGTCGCGGTGATCACGGGCGGCGCGTCGGGCATGGGCGAGGCGTCGGCGCGTCTGTTCGTAGCGGAGGGCGCGCGCGTCGCGATCGGCGACGTGCAGGGCGAGCAGGCGCAGGCGGTCGCGAAGTCGTTGGGAGATCGCGCGATCGCTCTGCGTACGGACGTGAGCCGAAGCGCCGACGTGAAACGCCTCGTCGACGGAGCCGTGGAGGCGTTCGGGCGCCTCGACGTGATGTTCAACAACGCGGGTATCGGGGGCAGCGAGGGACTGATTCACGAGACGTCCGAGGAGGTGTTCGATCGCATCGTCGCGGTCGACCTGAAGGCGGTGTGGCTCGGCATCAAGCACGCGGTGCCACACCTCATGAAGGCGGGCGGGGGCTCGATCGTGAGCACGGCGTCGGTCTCGGCGCATCTCGGGATGAAGTATCAGGGCGCGTACGGCGCGGCGAAGGGCGGTGTGGTGCAGTTGACGCGCGTCGCGGCGATCGAGTACGCGGAGCACGGGATTCGCGCGAACGCGATTTGCCCCGGCGGTGTGCTGACGCCGTTGTTGTGGGCGAACCCGGCGCTGCCCGAGCCGCTCACACCCGCAGTGGTGGAGGAGCAACTGAAGCGGGTGCAGCCGATCGCGCGGGCGGGATTGCCGCGGGACATCGCGCATGCGGCGCTGTGGCTCGCGAGTGATGACTCGTCGTTTGTTACGGGGACGACGGTGGTGGTGGACGGGGGGTGGACGGCTTCGGCGCGGCCGAACACGGATCTTGCGGAGATGACTCAGCGGAAGTGA
- a CDS encoding nuclear transport factor 2 family protein translates to MTEQERRNLEAVKRWEATYNDDVEKMVDDVYAADCEVVDMQRGVTLRGRDQLRALERRISAAMPGRKLRVVKAVASGDTVALECEGIFPTGTFPACVFLVFDERGQVKQDHTYSPDPSGVTTRVRDEQKR, encoded by the coding sequence GTGACGGAGCAAGAGCGCCGCAATCTCGAAGCCGTGAAGCGCTGGGAGGCGACCTACAACGACGACGTGGAGAAGATGGTCGACGACGTGTACGCCGCCGACTGCGAGGTGGTGGACATGCAGCGTGGCGTCACGCTGCGCGGGCGCGATCAGCTGCGCGCACTCGAACGGCGCATCTCCGCCGCGATGCCGGGCCGGAAGCTGCGCGTCGTGAAGGCAGTCGCGAGCGGCGACACCGTGGCGCTCGAATGCGAGGGCATCTTCCCGACCGGCACGTTTCCGGCGTGCGTGTTCCTCGTGTTCGACGAGCGCGGCCAAGTGAAACAAGACCACACCTACTCTCCCGATCCCTCGGGCGTGACCACGCGAGTGCGCGACGAACAGAAACGCTGA
- a CDS encoding TonB-dependent receptor, with amino-acid sequence MRRVLVVCLLVGIAWPALAQDAPAEAERGGIEEITITAEKRESNLQDTPIAVTAITSDAIEQQGLEDFNDVQFVTPALVYGEIADMAQITMRGIGVDTSTIDAEPGVGLYQDGVYRGGLTSSAGLFFDVERIEVLRGPQGTLYGRNTTGGALNVLTKLPGEELAFQGQALYGAYDRRRVFGAVDLPLIDGVLGVRGAFAYDARDGYTDNSLTGNEEDDGKAKQAKLAAVLTPTETLDVALRFNWISSDYGGPPFVKTFDYPAFPLFISATDPGGVLPPLPGIATPVPFTKPDPRNVAYDRDQEYTRDSWDINATVTWDVSDAVQLKWVSGYLDLDQDLNPGNNDGVPIRLLEGDYEQFNNEWQQELTASGSLFDDRLDWIAGFFWYESDIAEEYRYTLPDLQITFEWLFSGAPGLGFCAPTPTGPTTATPSNCLALFGTKLDGTASPVPFLEFSLDQQLTSWAIFTQETVHFTEALRLTLGFRWSKDDKDILHSQVLNLGAPGCRNLESLEEWSEPTGKIGVDYDVSEDALLYGSFSRGFKSGGYNVGLCGNTYDPEFVNAYEIGFKSSWLDNTLRLNVAAFYNDYTDYQARQFINNASIIRNAADAETYGVEFEGTWAPVEPLRLDLTV; translated from the coding sequence ATGCGCCGAGTGCTCGTCGTCTGCTTGCTCGTTGGGATTGCGTGGCCCGCCTTGGCGCAGGATGCGCCAGCCGAGGCCGAGCGCGGCGGGATCGAGGAAATCACGATCACCGCGGAGAAGCGCGAGAGCAATCTGCAGGACACGCCGATCGCGGTCACCGCGATCACGAGCGACGCGATCGAGCAGCAGGGGCTCGAGGACTTCAACGACGTTCAGTTCGTGACGCCCGCGCTGGTCTACGGCGAAATCGCCGACATGGCGCAGATCACGATGCGCGGCATCGGGGTCGACACCTCGACGATCGACGCGGAGCCCGGCGTCGGCCTCTACCAAGACGGCGTCTACCGCGGCGGCCTGACTTCATCCGCGGGCCTGTTCTTCGACGTCGAGCGCATCGAAGTGCTGCGCGGTCCGCAGGGCACGCTCTACGGCCGTAACACCACCGGGGGCGCGCTGAACGTGCTCACGAAGTTGCCCGGCGAGGAGCTCGCGTTCCAGGGCCAAGCGCTCTACGGCGCCTACGACCGCCGCCGCGTGTTCGGCGCCGTGGATCTGCCGCTGATCGACGGCGTGCTCGGCGTGCGCGGCGCCTTCGCCTACGACGCGCGCGACGGGTACACGGACAACTCGCTCACGGGGAACGAGGAGGACGACGGCAAGGCGAAGCAGGCGAAGCTCGCCGCGGTGCTCACGCCGACGGAAACACTGGACGTCGCGCTGCGCTTCAACTGGATCAGCAGCGACTACGGCGGGCCGCCGTTCGTGAAGACGTTCGACTACCCCGCGTTCCCGCTGTTCATCAGCGCAACGGACCCCGGCGGCGTGCTGCCGCCACTGCCGGGCATTGCGACGCCGGTCCCGTTCACGAAGCCCGACCCGCGCAACGTCGCCTACGACCGCGATCAGGAGTACACGCGCGACAGCTGGGACATCAACGCGACCGTGACCTGGGACGTGAGCGACGCCGTGCAGCTGAAGTGGGTCTCCGGCTACCTCGACCTCGACCAAGATCTGAATCCCGGCAACAACGACGGCGTGCCGATTCGCTTGCTCGAAGGCGACTACGAGCAGTTCAACAACGAGTGGCAACAGGAGCTGACCGCGTCGGGCTCGCTCTTCGACGATCGCCTCGACTGGATCGCCGGCTTCTTCTGGTACGAGTCCGACATCGCGGAGGAGTATCGGTACACGCTGCCGGATCTACAGATCACGTTCGAGTGGCTGTTCTCTGGCGCGCCGGGCCTCGGATTCTGCGCGCCCACGCCGACCGGTCCGACGACGGCGACACCGTCGAACTGTCTCGCCTTGTTCGGGACGAAGCTCGACGGAACCGCAAGCCCCGTTCCCTTCCTCGAGTTCTCCCTCGATCAGCAGCTCACGAGCTGGGCGATCTTCACGCAGGAGACCGTGCACTTCACCGAAGCGTTGCGGCTCACACTCGGGTTCCGCTGGTCGAAGGACGACAAGGACATCCTGCACTCGCAGGTGCTGAATCTCGGCGCGCCCGGCTGCCGCAACCTCGAGTCGCTCGAGGAGTGGAGCGAGCCGACGGGGAAGATCGGTGTCGACTACGACGTGAGCGAAGACGCGCTGCTGTACGGCTCGTTCTCGCGCGGCTTCAAGTCCGGCGGATACAACGTCGGCCTGTGCGGCAACACCTACGACCCCGAGTTCGTGAACGCGTACGAGATCGGCTTCAAGTCGAGTTGGCTCGACAACACGCTGCGGCTCAACGTCGCGGCGTTCTACAACGACTACACCGACTACCAGGCGCGCCAGTTCATCAACAACGCCTCGATCATCCGCAACGCCGCGGACGCCGAGACGTACGGCGTCGAATTCGAGGGGACCTGGGCGCCCGTCGAGCCGCTGCGACTCGATCTCACCGTGTAG
- a CDS encoding amidohydrolase: MAYEIKRFPYDGTIDADGHILEPPDLWESYLEAKYEPRALRIRLDADGFEYLEIDGQPSKRSRRGSLGLLGAMGEEDMTPRADRRYAENFPYGASDTKQRVDLLERENLDRTLLYPTLGLLWECELTDPELSLAYCRAYNRWIADLCRDSGGRMIPIAMLTLLDPAGSAAELERAVKDGCKGAWVNPFNHLRVPHGDPRHDVLFRSVAACNVPFAIHPTFTPLESAPANFDWPGHSRGIGDLIRLRGLMQEALFSFFILGTFERFPTLRVGVLEAGSGWIGAILDRIEAMTRAMARARAGSRPTASELFRKHCFISGDPDETAAPLIFDHVGADCFMWATDYPHPDHPHTWVPDLENLVAGLSPETRKKVLGDNVRRVYGLD, from the coding sequence ATGGCTTACGAGATCAAGCGTTTCCCTTACGACGGCACGATCGACGCGGACGGCCACATCCTCGAGCCGCCGGATCTCTGGGAGAGCTACCTCGAGGCGAAGTACGAGCCGCGCGCCCTGCGCATCCGGCTCGATGCCGACGGCTTCGAGTACCTCGAGATCGACGGCCAGCCCTCGAAGCGCTCGCGGCGCGGATCGCTCGGCTTGTTAGGGGCGATGGGCGAGGAGGACATGACGCCGCGCGCCGATCGCCGCTACGCCGAAAACTTCCCGTATGGCGCCTCAGACACGAAGCAGCGCGTGGACCTGCTCGAACGCGAGAACCTCGACCGCACGCTGCTCTATCCCACGCTCGGCTTGTTATGGGAGTGCGAGCTCACCGACCCGGAGCTGAGCCTCGCCTACTGCCGCGCCTACAACCGCTGGATCGCCGACCTGTGCCGCGACTCCGGCGGCCGCATGATCCCGATCGCGATGCTGACGCTGCTCGATCCCGCGGGCTCGGCGGCCGAGCTCGAGCGCGCGGTGAAGGACGGCTGCAAGGGCGCGTGGGTGAATCCGTTCAACCACCTGCGCGTGCCCCACGGCGACCCGCGCCACGACGTGCTCTTCCGCAGCGTCGCCGCCTGCAACGTGCCGTTCGCGATCCATCCCACCTTCACGCCGCTCGAGAGCGCGCCCGCGAACTTCGACTGGCCCGGCCACTCGCGCGGCATCGGCGACTTGATCCGCCTGCGCGGACTCATGCAGGAGGCGCTGTTCTCGTTCTTCATCCTCGGCACGTTCGAGCGCTTCCCCACGCTCAGAGTCGGCGTGCTCGAAGCCGGCTCGGGCTGGATCGGCGCGATCCTCGATCGCATCGAGGCGATGACGCGCGCGATGGCTCGCGCTCGCGCCGGCTCGCGCCCGACCGCGAGCGAGCTCTTCCGCAAGCACTGCTTCATCTCCGGCGATCCCGACGAAACCGCCGCGCCGCTGATCTTCGACCACGTCGGCGCCGACTGCTTCATGTGGGCGACCGACTACCCGCACCCCGATCACCCCCACACCTGGGTGCCGGATCTCGAGAATCTCGTCGCGGGCCTCTCGCCGGAGACGCGGAAAAAGGTGTTGGGCGACAACGTGCGTCGCGTGTACGGGTTGGATTGA
- a CDS encoding LLM class flavin-dependent oxidoreductase, with protein sequence MTRTRYWTMLPPSRSAAKYAQLAREAEARGIEGVFSIQLASNPWAPLGAVAASTSTLRLGTGIALAFTRSPFETALAALDFDALSEGRFTLGLGTSVESVHREHYGSEYAQPVARMAETVRIIKLVVSGEARKHGRFDGKFFQLDFSRLALAKPLRPNLPVWVAALREPLVRVAGAHADGLIGHPSWSVRWAREQVLGPYAAALRASGRERKQVEINLWQVVAPNPDAKESVRDAKAHVALYGSIAQYQPYFAAHGFGDVARALATGAAAGRRDLTELVPDEMARSFVVCGTPGEVAKQLEPLRDVSDSLCLQPPPVAGDSRRAYEQRIAETFYA encoded by the coding sequence ATGACCCGTACGCGCTACTGGACGATGCTGCCGCCGTCGCGGAGCGCGGCGAAGTACGCGCAGCTCGCGCGCGAGGCGGAGGCGCGCGGCATCGAGGGCGTGTTCTCCATTCAGCTCGCGAGCAATCCCTGGGCGCCGCTCGGCGCGGTGGCCGCGAGCACGAGCACGCTGCGGCTCGGCACCGGCATCGCGCTCGCGTTCACGCGCTCGCCGTTCGAGACGGCGCTCGCAGCGCTCGACTTCGATGCGCTGAGCGAGGGGCGCTTCACGCTCGGGCTCGGCACGAGCGTCGAGTCCGTGCACCGCGAGCACTACGGCAGTGAATATGCGCAGCCGGTCGCGCGCATGGCCGAGACGGTGCGCATCATCAAGCTCGTCGTCTCTGGCGAGGCGCGAAAGCACGGCCGCTTCGACGGCAAGTTCTTCCAGCTCGACTTCTCGCGCCTCGCGCTCGCGAAGCCGCTGCGCCCGAACCTGCCGGTGTGGGTCGCCGCGCTGCGCGAGCCGCTCGTGCGCGTCGCCGGCGCGCACGCCGACGGGCTGATCGGCCATCCCTCGTGGTCCGTGCGCTGGGCGCGCGAGCAGGTGTTAGGGCCGTACGCCGCAGCGCTGCGCGCGTCGGGCCGCGAGCGCAAGCAGGTCGAGATCAACCTCTGGCAAGTCGTCGCGCCAAACCCCGACGCCAAGGAGTCCGTGCGCGACGCGAAGGCGCACGTCGCGCTCTACGGCTCGATCGCGCAGTACCAGCCCTACTTCGCCGCGCACGGCTTCGGCGACGTCGCGCGCGCCCTCGCCACGGGCGCCGCGGCCGGGCGCCGCGACCTGACAGAGCTCGTGCCCGACGAGATGGCGCGCAGCTTCGTCGTGTGCGGCACGCCGGGCGAGGTCGCGAAGCAGCTCGAGCCGCTGCGCGACGTCTCGGACTCGCTGTGCCTGCAGCCGCCGCCCGTCGCGGGCGACTCGCGCAGAGCCTACGAGCAGCGCATCGCGGAGACGTTCTACGCGTGA
- a CDS encoding TonB-dependent receptor, whose product MDDPMNTQLGTIQCPPPAAPGDLCQNAQGNDLPRAPKWKIGLAAQYDLELGGAGDFTLRGEYAYTDTHYHDVFESFFARQKAYSLGNLRAIWTAPDSLMPGLSFQAYVENIGDKDYVTVHAPNATTGSTISNFGPPRTWGIQVNYAWTAD is encoded by the coding sequence GTGGACGACCCGATGAACACGCAGCTCGGCACGATCCAGTGCCCGCCACCGGCGGCTCCAGGGGATCTCTGCCAGAACGCGCAAGGCAACGACCTGCCGCGCGCCCCGAAGTGGAAGATCGGCCTCGCCGCGCAGTACGACCTCGAGCTCGGCGGCGCGGGTGATTTCACGCTGCGCGGCGAGTACGCGTACACCGACACGCACTACCACGACGTGTTCGAGAGCTTCTTCGCGCGCCAGAAGGCCTACTCGCTCGGCAACCTGCGCGCGATCTGGACCGCGCCGGACTCGCTGATGCCCGGGCTCAGCTTCCAGGCCTACGTCGAGAACATCGGCGACAAGGACTACGTCACGGTGCACGCGCCGAACGCGACGACGGGCAGCACCATCTCGAACTTCGGCCCGCCGCGAACGTGGGGCATCCAGGTGAACTACGCGTGGACGGCGGACTGA
- a CDS encoding Lrp/AsnC family transcriptional regulator: MTETPRVDELDQAVISRLKRNASATNRALAEALGVTEQTIAARIRRLEQANLLRVVGVIDAKAAGYGLFVIVGIQVAGRKPAEVAAEVARFSNVTGINACLGGFELMASLYARDEHDLFSLLEERIGAVRGVEELESFLVLERVHHRMDWAKLDRFSDRALPDHVSEGIDALDRGILELLQVDARTSLREIGRRVGRSEGTIRSRLRRFEESGICRIQAVSDVTIGPGGAAAWIAIKARRGHVRRVAEEIARAPEAGFVGVTLGRFDVIALVSAPSREQLSKLMFERIALLPGVQRIEAWESLQVHKHDFRIVDLSVASGGPRRPRLRKRRESGRR, translated from the coding sequence ATGACGGAAACCCCGCGCGTCGACGAGCTCGATCAGGCGGTCATCTCGCGCCTGAAGCGCAACGCCTCGGCGACGAATCGCGCGCTCGCCGAAGCGCTGGGCGTGACCGAGCAGACGATCGCCGCCCGCATTCGGCGCCTCGAGCAGGCGAACTTGTTACGGGTGGTCGGCGTGATCGACGCGAAGGCCGCCGGTTACGGCTTGTTCGTGATCGTCGGCATCCAGGTCGCCGGCCGCAAACCCGCCGAAGTCGCCGCTGAAGTTGCGCGCTTTTCCAATGTCACCGGCATCAACGCGTGCCTCGGCGGCTTCGAGCTGATGGCGAGCCTCTACGCGCGCGACGAGCACGATCTCTTCTCATTGCTCGAAGAGCGCATCGGAGCCGTGCGCGGCGTCGAGGAGCTCGAATCCTTCCTCGTGCTCGAGCGCGTCCACCACCGCATGGACTGGGCGAAGCTCGACCGCTTCTCCGACCGCGCGCTGCCGGATCACGTGAGTGAAGGAATCGACGCGCTCGACCGTGGGATCCTCGAGCTCCTCCAAGTCGACGCGCGCACGAGCCTGCGCGAGATCGGCCGCCGCGTCGGGCGCTCCGAGGGCACGATTCGCTCGCGGCTGCGGCGGTTCGAAGAGAGCGGGATCTGCCGAATTCAAGCGGTCTCCGACGTGACGATCGGCCCGGGCGGCGCCGCCGCGTGGATCGCGATCAAGGCGCGGCGCGGCCACGTGCGGCGCGTGGCCGAGGAGATCGCGCGCGCGCCGGAGGCGGGCTTCGTGGGCGTGACGCTCGGGCGCTTCGATGTGATCGCGCTCGTGAGTGCGCCCTCTCGCGAGCAGCTCTCGAAGCTGATGTTCGAGCGAATCGCCCTGCTGCCCGGCGTGCAGCGCATCGAAGCCTGGGAATCGCTGCAGGTGCACAAGCACGACTTCCGGATCGTGGACCTTTCGGTCGCGAGCGGAGGCCCGCGCCGGCCGCGCTTGCGGAAGCGGCGGGAGAGCGGGAGGCGTTAG